A genome region from Nocardiopsis exhalans includes the following:
- a CDS encoding S-(hydroxymethyl)mycothiol dehydrogenase, translating to MSQTVQGVISRAKGAPVELTTIVVPDPGPGEAVVQVQACGVCHTDLHYREGGINDEYPFLLGHEAAGVVESVGAGVTEVEPGDYVILNWRAVCGQCRACRRGRPQYCFDTHNAEQSMTLEDGTELSPALGIGAFAEKTLVAAGQCTKVDPTASAAAAGLLGCGIMAGIGAAINTGGVGRGDSVAVIGCGGVGSAAVAGARLAEAGKIIAVDLEDRKLEWARGFGATHTVNASQTDPVEAIRELTDGFGADVVIDAVGLPKTYEQAFYARDLAGTVVLVGVPTPQMRLELPLLDVFGRGGALKSSWYGDCLPSRDFPMLIDLYTQGRLDLDGFVSEEIGLGDIEEAFARMERGEVLRSVVRL from the coding sequence ATGTCTCAAACGGTCCAGGGTGTGATCTCACGCGCGAAGGGCGCCCCGGTCGAGCTGACCACCATCGTCGTCCCCGATCCCGGTCCGGGGGAAGCGGTCGTCCAAGTCCAGGCGTGCGGGGTCTGCCACACCGACCTGCACTACCGCGAGGGCGGGATCAACGACGAGTACCCCTTCCTGCTCGGCCACGAGGCCGCGGGCGTGGTGGAGTCCGTCGGCGCCGGGGTCACCGAGGTCGAACCCGGGGACTACGTGATCCTGAACTGGCGGGCGGTGTGCGGCCAGTGCCGCGCCTGCCGGCGGGGGCGGCCCCAGTACTGCTTCGACACGCACAACGCTGAGCAGAGCATGACCCTGGAGGACGGCACCGAGCTCTCCCCCGCCCTGGGCATCGGCGCGTTCGCCGAGAAGACCCTGGTCGCCGCAGGCCAGTGCACCAAGGTAGACCCGACCGCTTCGGCCGCCGCCGCGGGGCTGCTCGGCTGCGGGATCATGGCCGGGATCGGCGCCGCCATCAACACCGGCGGGGTGGGCCGCGGTGACTCCGTGGCGGTGATCGGCTGCGGCGGGGTGGGCAGCGCGGCCGTGGCCGGGGCCCGTCTGGCCGAGGCGGGCAAGATCATCGCCGTGGACCTGGAGGACCGCAAGCTGGAGTGGGCGCGCGGGTTCGGCGCCACCCACACGGTCAACGCCTCCCAAACCGACCCGGTCGAGGCGATCCGCGAACTCACCGACGGGTTCGGCGCGGACGTGGTGATCGACGCCGTCGGTCTGCCGAAAACGTATGAGCAGGCGTTCTACGCCCGTGACCTGGCGGGGACCGTGGTGCTGGTGGGCGTGCCCACCCCTCAGATGCGGTTGGAGCTGCCGCTGCTGGACGTGTTCGGCCGGGGCGGGGCGCTGAAGTCGAGCTGGTACGGCGACTGCCTGCCCTCGCGCGACTTCCCCATGCTCATCGACCTCTACACCCAGGGCAGGCTGGACCTGGACGGTTTCGTCTCCGAGGAGATCGGGCTCGGTGACATCGAAGAGGCCTTCGCTCGGATGGAGCGGGGCGAGGTACTGCGATCGGTGGTGCGGCTGTGA
- a CDS encoding MBL fold metallo-hydrolase has translation MSDTRVEHLTTSGVFTLDGGSWEVDNNVWLVGDDDEVVVIDAPHDPAAIVEAVDGRRVVAVLCTHGHNDHVNAAPAVAEATGAPILLHPEDRVLWDMTHPDRAPDGELADGQSLKVAGTELTVLHTPGHAPGAVCLYAPELGVLFSGDTLFQGGPGATGRSYSDFPTIVESIRRRLLSLPEETVVNTGHGDSTTIGAEAPHLQEWLDRGQ, from the coding sequence GTGAGTGACACGCGTGTGGAACACCTGACCACGTCCGGGGTCTTCACCCTGGACGGCGGTTCCTGGGAGGTGGACAACAACGTCTGGCTGGTGGGTGACGACGACGAGGTCGTGGTGATCGACGCCCCGCACGACCCCGCCGCGATCGTCGAGGCGGTGGACGGGCGCCGGGTGGTGGCGGTGCTGTGCACGCACGGGCACAACGACCACGTCAACGCCGCCCCGGCGGTGGCCGAGGCGACCGGTGCGCCGATCCTGCTACACCCCGAGGACCGGGTGCTGTGGGACATGACCCACCCGGACCGGGCCCCGGACGGTGAGCTGGCCGACGGCCAGTCCCTGAAGGTCGCCGGTACGGAACTGACGGTGCTGCACACCCCGGGGCACGCTCCGGGCGCGGTCTGCCTGTACGCGCCGGAGCTGGGTGTGCTGTTCAGCGGCGACACCCTGTTCCAGGGCGGCCCGGGCGCGACCGGGCGGTCCTACTCGGACTTCCCGACCATCGTGGAGTCGATCCGCCGCAGGCTGCTATCACTGCCGGAGGAGACGGTGGTCAACACCGGTCACGGTGACTCCACGACCATCGGTGCGGAGGCCCCGCACCTGCAGGAGTGGCTGGACCGGGGGCAGTAG
- a CDS encoding DUF4352 domain-containing protein, producing MSSGMQDGPGQYGPYQGGQPPGGPQQPPYGPQQFQQSPYGQQQYVPPQYGPPPQAVAPQKRRKWPWVLLAVFVLIVGMIVANNGGGQEAETTSASEENATGAETEEAAEEEPAEESGDFAMGEAAQLGDWMVTVNGTETAASYGEEFFEEQAQGEFVIVDMTVENGGSESTTFDDSALSLIDSDGNSHAASTLLGADTFFLQQINPGNQASGEALFDVPEGTEPVALEVEDTWSFDEPIRIQLN from the coding sequence ATGAGCAGCGGTATGCAGGACGGGCCGGGACAGTACGGCCCCTACCAGGGCGGGCAGCCCCCGGGCGGCCCCCAGCAGCCCCCGTACGGGCCCCAGCAGTTCCAGCAGTCCCCTTACGGCCAGCAGCAGTACGTTCCACCGCAGTACGGGCCGCCGCCCCAGGCGGTCGCTCCCCAAAAGCGCAGGAAGTGGCCGTGGGTCCTGCTGGCGGTCTTCGTGCTCATCGTGGGAATGATCGTGGCCAACAACGGGGGCGGGCAGGAGGCAGAAACCACTTCGGCGTCTGAGGAGAATGCGACCGGAGCGGAAACCGAGGAGGCCGCCGAGGAAGAGCCCGCCGAGGAGAGCGGAGACTTCGCCATGGGCGAGGCCGCCCAGCTGGGCGACTGGATGGTCACCGTGAACGGTACGGAGACCGCTGCCAGCTACGGCGAGGAGTTCTTCGAGGAGCAGGCACAGGGGGAGTTCGTCATCGTCGACATGACGGTGGAGAACGGTGGCAGCGAGTCCACCACCTTCGACGACTCCGCGCTCTCGCTGATCGACTCCGACGGCAACAGCCACGCCGCGAGCACCCTCCTGGGAGCTGACACGTTCTTCCTGCAGCAGATCAACCCCGGCAACCAGGCCTCCGGTGAAGCCCTGTTCGATGTGCCCGAGGGCACCGAACCGGTGGCCCTGGAGGTGGAGGACACCTGGAGCTTCGACGAACCGATCCGAATCCAGCTCAACTGA
- a CDS encoding GNAT family N-acetyltransferase, producing MTDAPSLRLVEITDDNFDAAVGVQVRDDQNRFVAPVLRSLAQAYTNRSTAWPRLLMDGDEAVGFIMVQFAPDEEDPDFQAEVWRLNISEKHQGREYGRFAVEGALAEARRRGLSRVTVSWVPGEGSPEDFYLGLGFRKTGRVSDSELIAEIFLD from the coding sequence ATGACAGACGCCCCCTCGCTCCGGCTGGTCGAGATCACCGACGACAACTTCGACGCGGCTGTCGGGGTCCAGGTCCGAGATGACCAGAACCGCTTCGTCGCCCCGGTCCTGCGCTCCCTGGCCCAGGCGTACACGAACCGCTCCACCGCCTGGCCCCGCCTGCTCATGGACGGCGACGAGGCGGTCGGCTTCATCATGGTCCAGTTCGCCCCCGATGAAGAGGACCCCGACTTCCAGGCCGAGGTCTGGCGGCTCAACATCTCCGAGAAACACCAGGGCAGGGAATACGGCCGGTTCGCGGTGGAGGGCGCGCTCGCCGAGGCGCGGCGCCGCGGCCTGTCCCGGGTCACGGTCTCCTGGGTTCCGGGCGAGGGCAGTCCGGAGGACTTCTACCTGGGGCTGGGCTTCCGCAAGACCGGACGGGTGAGCGACTCGGAGCTCATCGCAGAGATCTTCCTCGACTGA
- a CDS encoding BTAD domain-containing putative transcriptional regulator, with product MRFGVLGPLSVTTDHGDPVPIPDTKVRALLVRLLLARGRPVPVDQLVDHLWGDTPPSRPTAVLQARISQLRGALDAAEPGARALVRHRAPGYLLVADHLDAAHFEALLSRAARATEPRTRAELFTRALDLWRGPVLAEFTDSASGAEQAWTGEPTRWTQLRLTALEDLAETRLDLGEHSALAAELAEPVARNPYRERLHAAYFRALHGAGRHAEALAAYARLRIRLAEELGADPGQQLLDLHRAMLARDPALDPVPDPVPPPGRLPEPVDTLVGRDRALRDLAAMLAAHRLVTLTGPGGVGKTRLALAAGAALTHRTEAGDGAWLVELGGLAPDSDPVPRLAVTLGVRDGRAGEEAEEQARIVAMLKGRRALLVLDNHEHVVAPTAALVARLLGALPHLRVLATGRVPLDIAGEHLYAVPPLDLPEPGTTDPDELAASGAVQLFTARARAARATFVLDTATAPAVATVCRRLDGIPLALELAATRLRHLGADEIAARLDDRFALLGTGRRDAPERQRTLRAVIDWSWDQLTPAERAVLSRLAVTADGCEPDTAEAVCSGPETGEETGATTVEEQVHVPAHQVLDLVGALADHSLVTVETHPSHTRYRLLESVAAYALEHLAVSGDRPRVRARHARHIADLATRADSRLRGPDQYRWLERLDRESANLNAALEHATSVGDTELALRLAVAPCWHRYLRGRSGSARAALDRALALPGTDPSGRAEAALWRTALAVPATDDEQHRRAHAPEHLDRVDDPVTRARLAWLIEHLRWGLGDQDSAVDRVRSAHATAAAAGDRWGAEVSRVTLAYAALRRGDIAEALDTARQAEQALREIGDGWGALQATDALAQALESLGDLDGVADHHERALRLAEELRLWGNATLALSGLGRVALLRGDLDRADVLHARAAALAAEQSDAGAEQFADAGTVLAARRRGDLDRAERLLHRWMEWNLRAGSHIGTAFLRTQLGYVAEQRGDAATALDLHTLARADADASGDPRTVAAALEGLAGAHALAGDGAVAADLLAEATRNRERIGAPLTAPERFDVDRALARLAR from the coding sequence ATGCGATTCGGGGTACTCGGACCACTGTCGGTGACGACCGACCACGGCGATCCCGTCCCGATCCCCGACACCAAGGTCCGCGCCCTCCTGGTCCGCCTTCTCCTGGCCAGGGGCCGCCCCGTCCCCGTCGACCAGCTCGTCGACCACCTGTGGGGCGACACCCCGCCCAGCCGCCCCACCGCCGTCCTCCAGGCCCGGATCTCCCAGCTGCGCGGTGCCCTGGACGCCGCCGAACCCGGCGCCCGAGCCCTGGTCCGCCACCGCGCCCCCGGCTACCTGCTGGTGGCCGACCACCTCGACGCCGCGCACTTCGAGGCGCTCCTCAGCCGGGCCGCCCGGGCCACCGAACCCCGCACCCGCGCCGAACTTTTCACCCGTGCGCTGGACCTGTGGCGAGGACCGGTACTGGCGGAGTTCACCGACTCCGCGTCCGGGGCCGAGCAGGCCTGGACGGGCGAACCGACCCGCTGGACGCAGCTGCGCCTGACCGCCCTGGAGGACCTCGCCGAAACCCGCCTGGATCTGGGCGAACACAGCGCCCTGGCCGCCGAGCTCGCCGAACCGGTCGCCCGAAACCCCTACCGCGAACGCCTGCACGCCGCCTATTTCCGAGCCCTCCACGGGGCGGGACGCCACGCCGAAGCCCTGGCCGCCTACGCGCGCCTGCGGATCCGGCTGGCCGAGGAACTGGGCGCGGACCCCGGGCAGCAGCTTCTCGACCTGCACCGGGCCATGCTCGCCCGCGACCCCGCCCTGGACCCGGTGCCCGACCCGGTTCCGCCGCCCGGCCGCCTACCCGAACCCGTGGACACACTGGTCGGCCGCGACCGCGCCCTGAGGGACCTGGCCGCCATGCTCGCCGCACACCGGCTGGTCACTCTCACCGGACCGGGCGGGGTCGGCAAGACCCGCCTCGCCCTGGCCGCCGGGGCCGCACTCACCCACCGCACCGAAGCCGGGGACGGCGCCTGGCTGGTGGAGCTGGGCGGGCTGGCCCCCGACAGCGACCCCGTGCCCCGGCTGGCCGTCACCCTCGGTGTCCGGGACGGCCGAGCGGGCGAGGAAGCTGAGGAGCAGGCCCGCATCGTGGCGATGCTCAAAGGCCGCCGTGCCCTCCTCGTCCTGGACAACCACGAACACGTCGTCGCCCCGACCGCGGCCCTCGTCGCCCGCCTGCTGGGTGCCCTGCCCCACCTGCGCGTCCTGGCCACCGGCCGGGTCCCCCTCGACATCGCCGGTGAACACCTGTACGCGGTGCCCCCGCTCGACCTGCCCGAACCCGGCACCACCGACCCAGACGAACTCGCCGCATCGGGCGCGGTCCAGCTCTTCACCGCCCGGGCCCGCGCCGCTCGCGCCACCTTCGTCCTGGACACCGCGACCGCCCCGGCCGTGGCCACCGTCTGCCGCCGCCTGGACGGCATCCCCCTGGCCCTGGAACTGGCCGCCACCCGCCTGCGCCACCTGGGCGCGGACGAGATCGCCGCCCGACTGGACGACCGCTTCGCCCTGCTGGGCACCGGCCGCCGCGACGCCCCCGAACGCCAGCGCACCCTGCGCGCGGTGATCGACTGGAGCTGGGACCAGCTCACCCCGGCCGAACGGGCCGTGCTGTCCCGCCTGGCCGTCACCGCCGACGGCTGCGAACCCGACACCGCCGAGGCCGTCTGCTCCGGACCGGAAACGGGGGAGGAGACCGGGGCGACCACGGTGGAAGAACAGGTGCACGTGCCCGCGCACCAGGTCCTGGACCTGGTCGGCGCCCTGGCCGACCACTCCCTGGTCACCGTCGAGACCCACCCCTCCCACACCCGCTACCGGCTCCTGGAATCCGTGGCCGCCTACGCCCTGGAACACCTGGCCGTCTCCGGTGACCGGCCCCGTGTCCGTGCCCGGCACGCCCGCCACATCGCCGACCTCGCCACCCGGGCCGACAGCCGTCTGCGCGGCCCCGACCAGTACCGGTGGCTGGAACGCCTGGACCGGGAGAGCGCCAACCTCAACGCCGCCCTGGAGCACGCCACGAGCGTCGGCGACACCGAGCTGGCCCTGCGCCTGGCCGTCGCCCCCTGCTGGCACCGCTACCTGCGCGGGCGATCAGGATCGGCACGGGCCGCCCTGGACCGGGCCCTCGCCCTGCCCGGTACGGACCCCTCTGGCCGCGCCGAGGCCGCCCTGTGGCGTACCGCGCTCGCCGTACCCGCCACCGACGACGAACAGCACCGCCGCGCACACGCCCCCGAGCACCTGGACCGGGTCGACGACCCCGTCACGCGCGCCCGGCTCGCCTGGTTGATCGAACACCTGCGCTGGGGATTGGGCGACCAGGACAGCGCCGTCGACCGTGTGCGCTCCGCCCACGCGACGGCCGCCGCGGCTGGGGACCGCTGGGGCGCCGAGGTCTCCCGTGTCACCCTCGCCTACGCCGCACTGCGCCGAGGCGACATCGCCGAAGCCCTGGACACCGCCCGTCAGGCGGAACAGGCCCTGCGGGAGATCGGTGACGGGTGGGGCGCCCTCCAGGCCACCGACGCCCTCGCCCAGGCCCTGGAGTCCCTCGGCGACCTCGATGGGGTCGCCGACCACCACGAACGCGCCCTGCGCCTGGCCGAGGAGCTGCGACTGTGGGGCAACGCCACCCTGGCCCTGTCCGGCCTGGGCCGCGTGGCCCTGCTCCGCGGCGACCTGGACCGGGCCGACGTGCTGCACGCACGGGCCGCGGCCCTGGCGGCGGAGCAGTCCGACGCCGGGGCCGAACAGTTCGCCGATGCGGGCACCGTGCTGGCGGCCCGCCGCCGCGGCGACCTGGACCGCGCCGAGCGCCTGCTGCACCGCTGGATGGAGTGGAACCTGCGCGCGGGCAGTCACATCGGAACGGCGTTCCTGCGCACCCAGCTGGGTTACGTCGCCGAACAGCGCGGGGACGCCGCGACCGCTCTGGACCTGCACACCCTTGCCCGCGCCGACGCCGACGCCAGCGGGGATCCCCGCACGGTCGCCGCCGCGCTCGAAGGACTGGCCGGGGCACACGCCCTGGCCGGAGACGGCGCGGTCGCCGCCGATCTGCTCGCCGAAGCCACCCGGAACCGGGAGCGGATCGGGGCACCCCTGACCGCCCCGGAACGCTTCGATGTGGACCGGGCCCTCGCCCGGCTGGCCCGCTGA
- a CDS encoding SDR family oxidoreductase, translating into MGTYEGKRAVVVGGTHGMGLGVVEELLAGGAKVLLTGNNEKNLEEVRGSFGPRVQAVRADAARVEDADVLAEAVRETLGGIDFLHVNVGVAAAEPFAAVTEETYEWMFGINAKGAYFTVQRLAPLIAEGGSIVFTTSVTNATGSGGLSVYTGTKAAVAGFARTFAAELMPRKIRVNSVAPGFVRTRSGGFAGASAQERAAIEAAGDQATPMGRHGTVAEVARAVLFLGFDATFTTGAELPVDGGLGPALQPFG; encoded by the coding sequence ATGGGTACCTATGAGGGCAAGCGCGCTGTGGTGGTCGGCGGAACGCACGGTATGGGTCTGGGTGTGGTCGAGGAGCTCCTGGCCGGTGGCGCGAAGGTCCTGCTCACCGGTAACAACGAGAAGAACCTGGAGGAGGTGCGGGGCAGTTTCGGGCCCCGGGTGCAGGCGGTGCGCGCGGACGCCGCGCGGGTCGAGGACGCCGACGTACTGGCCGAGGCGGTGCGCGAGACCCTGGGCGGGATCGACTTCCTGCACGTGAACGTGGGTGTGGCCGCCGCGGAGCCGTTCGCCGCGGTCACCGAGGAGACCTACGAGTGGATGTTCGGGATCAACGCCAAGGGCGCGTACTTCACCGTCCAGCGGCTGGCACCGCTGATCGCCGAGGGCGGGTCGATCGTGTTCACCACGTCGGTCACCAACGCGACCGGGTCGGGTGGGCTGAGCGTGTACACCGGGACCAAGGCGGCGGTGGCGGGCTTCGCCCGGACCTTCGCCGCTGAGCTGATGCCGCGCAAAATCCGGGTGAACAGCGTCGCCCCGGGGTTCGTGCGCACCCGCTCGGGCGGGTTCGCCGGGGCTTCGGCGCAGGAGCGTGCCGCGATCGAGGCCGCCGGTGACCAGGCCACCCCGATGGGCCGCCACGGGACGGTGGCGGAGGTAGCGCGGGCGGTGCTGTTCCTGGGGTTCGATGCCACCTTCACCACCGGCGCCGAGCTGCCCGTGGACGGCGGGCTCGGCCCCGCCCTCCAGCCGTTCGGTTAG
- a CDS encoding M14 family zinc carboxypeptidase: MPQPPETPSPVTTSAHPRTLSLAGSAAAFVAVGLIAFPAPALAEPREDANGADRNEIAAGPGSLPAGPGAADTMSAALDAVGIDPGAAYPRQAELPEPPEDPDDASVKLDLIPYHGIAPALNELQETSDRVSVEVIGESLQGRDLYLVTLTEPETRAEARHQQRMRELIAENPERAARDRTLPDRYKTPVHVNANIHGNEWEGTDASLRIIEELATAEDEQTLDLLGTSRLYFTVTANPDGRVAGTRANSAGFDLNRDFVTVSQPETAAIRQVMLDTQPLVMIDQHGYVNGTLIEPATPPHGQNYEYDLFIKNTYANGLAMEQAVLDLGYTPEDDGVRPPQIPFRDWEDGWDDWPPIFTPMYAPYQGAVAAATIEFPLRVNNADYNLPEAELHRRTAINTDISAATIEATLDFARENREELLGDQIEVFRRGAAGEEQVVPPEDWVPGFGPEDVYTTDFPRAYVIPVGQGQRSAPAAARLVDFLIANDVRVERSRNAFELDGTSYPAGSYLVDMHQPKRGMANVLLEDGRDITEDIEAMYDISGWSHGRLWGATVESTESAPPGATDRVAEAAPTGAVEGGGDWTLRLDDAADVRALNDLVAAGAGATWAGSGTVRVPAEAADAVAEAAEQHGAVFHPAETGTGADAAFGPPVPETVNVAVAGAADEVHTLGELGFDIETVSTAVLNDGFDWSGTDVLYVSSGLVYSNLTEEARTGLDAFLEEGGVVARGTTGARFNQEAGLLDVRHQTGRSGANGVVLVEDGAGELAGTGGYGFVYSPGWFTDLGPGVVAEQTYGAEGPLLAGHWRAAADGSGGQDAAAGQASVVSGVAAPGASVVLFGTEPLFRNHPKGSFGQVAQALYWTAAPAEAR; encoded by the coding sequence GTGCCACAACCCCCTGAAACCCCGTCCCCCGTCACCACCAGCGCCCACCCCCGCACCCTGTCCCTGGCCGGTTCCGCGGCCGCCTTCGTCGCGGTCGGGCTGATCGCCTTCCCCGCGCCCGCCCTCGCCGAGCCGCGCGAGGACGCCAACGGAGCCGACCGCAACGAGATCGCCGCCGGCCCCGGGTCGCTGCCCGCCGGACCGGGGGCCGCCGACACGATGTCCGCTGCCCTGGACGCCGTCGGGATCGATCCGGGCGCCGCCTACCCCCGCCAGGCCGAGCTGCCAGAACCCCCTGAGGACCCCGACGACGCGTCGGTCAAACTCGACCTGATCCCCTACCACGGCATCGCACCCGCGCTCAACGAACTCCAGGAGACCTCCGACCGGGTCAGCGTGGAGGTCATCGGTGAGTCCCTCCAGGGCCGCGACCTGTACCTGGTCACCCTCACCGAACCCGAGACCCGCGCCGAGGCACGCCACCAGCAGCGCATGCGCGAGCTCATCGCCGAGAACCCCGAACGGGCCGCCCGCGACCGCACCCTGCCCGACCGGTACAAGACACCCGTCCACGTGAACGCCAACATCCACGGCAACGAATGGGAGGGCACCGACGCCTCCCTGCGGATCATCGAGGAGCTGGCCACCGCCGAGGACGAACAGACCCTGGACCTGCTGGGCACCTCGCGCCTGTACTTCACCGTCACCGCGAACCCGGACGGGCGGGTGGCGGGCACCCGCGCCAACAGCGCCGGGTTCGACCTCAACCGCGACTTCGTCACCGTCTCCCAGCCCGAGACCGCCGCGATCCGGCAGGTCATGCTGGACACCCAGCCGCTGGTCATGATCGACCAGCACGGGTACGTCAACGGCACCCTGATCGAGCCGGCCACCCCACCGCACGGTCAGAACTACGAGTACGACCTGTTCATCAAGAACACCTACGCCAACGGCCTCGCCATGGAGCAGGCCGTGCTCGACCTCGGCTACACGCCCGAAGACGACGGGGTGCGGCCGCCGCAGATCCCCTTCCGGGACTGGGAGGACGGCTGGGACGACTGGCCGCCGATCTTCACCCCGATGTACGCCCCCTACCAGGGCGCGGTCGCCGCGGCCACGATCGAGTTCCCGCTCCGGGTGAACAACGCCGACTACAACCTGCCCGAGGCGGAGCTGCACCGGCGCACCGCGATCAACACCGACATCTCCGCCGCCACCATCGAGGCCACCCTCGACTTCGCACGCGAGAACCGCGAGGAGCTGCTCGGCGACCAGATCGAGGTGTTCCGCCGCGGCGCCGCGGGCGAGGAACAGGTCGTCCCGCCCGAGGACTGGGTGCCCGGGTTCGGCCCCGAGGACGTCTACACCACCGACTTCCCGCGCGCCTACGTGATCCCGGTGGGGCAGGGACAGCGGTCCGCCCCGGCCGCCGCCCGCCTGGTGGACTTCCTCATCGCCAACGACGTGCGCGTGGAGCGGTCCCGGAACGCGTTCGAACTCGACGGCACCTCCTACCCCGCCGGGTCCTACCTGGTGGACATGCACCAGCCCAAGCGCGGCATGGCCAACGTCCTGCTGGAGGACGGCCGGGACATCACCGAGGACATCGAGGCGATGTACGACATCTCCGGGTGGAGCCACGGACGCCTGTGGGGTGCCACCGTGGAGTCCACCGAGTCCGCCCCGCCCGGGGCCACCGACCGTGTGGCCGAGGCCGCGCCCACCGGTGCGGTCGAGGGCGGCGGGGACTGGACGCTGCGCCTGGACGACGCCGCGGACGTGAGAGCCCTCAACGACCTGGTCGCAGCCGGGGCCGGGGCCACCTGGGCCGGATCCGGCACCGTGCGGGTCCCCGCAGAGGCCGCCGACGCCGTGGCCGAGGCCGCGGAGCAGCACGGCGCGGTCTTCCACCCCGCCGAAACCGGGACCGGGGCCGATGCCGCATTCGGACCTCCGGTGCCGGAGACGGTGAACGTGGCCGTGGCCGGAGCGGCCGACGAGGTGCACACCCTCGGTGAGTTGGGCTTCGACATCGAGACGGTGTCCACCGCCGTGCTCAATGACGGCTTCGACTGGTCCGGCACCGACGTGCTGTACGTGTCGAGCGGCCTGGTCTACTCCAACCTGACCGAGGAGGCCCGTACCGGTCTGGACGCCTTCCTCGAAGAGGGCGGAGTGGTCGCCCGAGGCACCACCGGAGCGAGGTTCAACCAGGAGGCCGGGCTGTTGGACGTGCGCCACCAGACCGGTCGTTCGGGCGCCAACGGTGTGGTCCTGGTGGAGGACGGCGCCGGAGAGCTCGCCGGGACCGGCGGCTACGGGTTCGTGTACTCGCCGGGCTGGTTCACCGACCTCGGTCCCGGGGTCGTGGCCGAGCAGACCTACGGCGCCGAGGGCCCGCTGCTGGCCGGGCACTGGCGGGCCGCCGCCGACGGCTCGGGCGGTCAGGACGCGGCGGCCGGGCAGGCTTCCGTGGTCAGCGGTGTGGCCGCCCCGGGCGCCTCAGTGGTGCTCTTCGGCACCGAACCGCTCTTCCGTAACCATCCGAAGGGGTCGTTCGGCCAGGTGGCCCAGGCGCTGTACTGGACCGCCGCACCGGCCGAAGCGCGGTAG
- a CDS encoding pyridoxamine 5'-phosphate oxidase family protein, protein MASQNSLRPRAEALTDDSPGVWAEMLPHLSEAAGTYWLSVPRDGGAVHTRPLLAVWVGGQPYFACGDGTGKARLLADSPRVSLAVTTGSLDVVVEGRVARVQDENLVEEVAGVYPAVYGWAPVTEGGLITGPAGAPTAGPPPYAVYGITPEVVYAFPADDVGHGPTRWRFDTQA, encoded by the coding sequence ATGGCGTCCCAGAACTCCCTGCGCCCTCGGGCCGAGGCCCTGACCGATGACTCCCCCGGCGTCTGGGCAGAGATGCTCCCCCACCTGAGTGAGGCGGCCGGTACGTACTGGCTGTCCGTGCCCCGGGACGGAGGGGCCGTACACACCCGGCCGCTGCTGGCGGTGTGGGTAGGTGGCCAGCCGTACTTCGCCTGTGGGGACGGCACCGGCAAGGCCCGACTGCTGGCCGACTCACCGCGGGTGAGCCTGGCGGTGACCACAGGCAGCCTGGACGTGGTGGTCGAGGGCCGGGTGGCCCGGGTCCAGGACGAGAACCTGGTCGAGGAGGTGGCCGGGGTCTACCCGGCGGTCTACGGCTGGGCGCCGGTCACCGAGGGCGGGCTGATCACCGGACCGGCGGGAGCCCCGACCGCAGGGCCCCCGCCCTACGCGGTGTACGGGATCACCCCCGAGGTCGTCTACGCCTTCCCCGCCGACGACGTGGGCCACGGCCCTACCCGGTGGCGGTTCGACACGCAGGCCTGA